A single window of Clostridia bacterium DNA harbors:
- the fdhF gene encoding formate dehydrogenase subunit alpha, translated as METVRLTIDGMEVEVPAGSTVLEAAAGAGVFIPTLCHDPELSAVGACRLCVVEIPGMRNLPAACVTQVTPGMEVHTSSPAVIEARRTILELLLAGHPEDCLTCEKAGDCRLQDYAYLYGVRRPSFGGEKRDYPPDDSHPFILRDAGKCILCGRCVRVCAEIQGRSVIDYAYRGFATRVIPAFDLPLQESGCVSCGSCVAVCPVGALMPREMKGRGRTWELKKVRTVCPYCGTGCTIELNVKDGRVVGVTSAPDGEVNGRHLCVKGRFGYGFIHHPERLTRPLIKKDGGFLEADWEEAVALVAERLGRILEESGPEAVGVLASARCTNEENYLINKFARAVLGTNNLDHCARLUHSATVAGLAAAFGSGAMTNSISDIAEADFILALGTNTTETHPVISLFIRRALARGAALVVADPRRTELAEMAAVHLQHRAGTDLALLNALAHVIICEGLYNREFVEQRTEGFEELEAAVLDYTPERVEKITGVPAEAIRRVARGYARAGKATILYTMGITQHVTGTDNVLAVANLALLTGHIGRPGTGVNPLRGQNNVQGACDMGCLPDLLPGYQRVTDPAAREKFSAAWGRRVPEAPGLTVGEMFEAALAGRLRAMYIVGENPALSDPDADHVRRALERLDFLVVQDIFLSETAALADVVLPAACFAEKDGTFTNTERRVQLVRKAVDPPGRALPDWQIVCRLASAMGYPLNYPDAAAVMEEIARLTPPYGGISHRRLAAGGLQWPCPDPGHPGTPYLHARDFARGRGKFHAAEYLPPAEEPDDDYPLLLTTGRRLFHYHTGTMSRRVGGLEELLPEERVEVNPGDLAAAGLSDGEEAVLRSRRGAIRVRVRADETVPPGLVFASFHFREVPVNRLTNPARDARARIPELKVCAVRLERSGVPGTERSLGVLAPAAGARAAGREE; from the coding sequence ATGGAGACGGTCAGGCTAACCATCGACGGAATGGAAGTTGAGGTCCCGGCAGGGAGCACGGTTCTGGAGGCCGCCGCCGGGGCGGGGGTGTTCATACCCACCCTCTGTCACGATCCGGAGCTCTCCGCCGTGGGCGCCTGCCGGCTTTGTGTGGTGGAGATTCCCGGGATGCGCAACCTCCCGGCGGCCTGTGTTACCCAGGTGACGCCGGGAATGGAAGTCCATACCTCCTCACCGGCGGTAATCGAGGCACGGCGTACCATCCTGGAGCTTCTGCTGGCCGGCCACCCCGAAGACTGCCTTACCTGCGAGAAAGCCGGGGACTGCCGCCTGCAGGACTATGCCTACCTGTACGGAGTACGCAGGCCCTCCTTTGGGGGCGAAAAGCGGGATTACCCTCCGGACGACTCCCATCCCTTTATCCTCAGAGATGCCGGCAAGTGCATCCTCTGCGGCAGGTGCGTGCGGGTCTGCGCGGAAATCCAGGGGCGAAGCGTCATCGACTACGCCTACCGGGGCTTTGCCACGCGCGTTATTCCCGCCTTTGACCTGCCCCTTCAGGAATCCGGCTGCGTATCCTGCGGCAGCTGCGTGGCCGTCTGCCCGGTGGGAGCGCTCATGCCCAGGGAAATGAAGGGCAGGGGCAGAACCTGGGAGCTGAAGAAGGTGCGCACGGTTTGCCCCTACTGCGGCACCGGCTGCACCATTGAGCTCAACGTCAAGGACGGCCGGGTGGTGGGGGTCACCTCCGCCCCGGATGGAGAGGTCAACGGCCGCCACCTGTGCGTTAAGGGGCGGTTCGGCTACGGCTTCATCCACCATCCCGAGCGGCTGACCCGCCCCCTTATAAAGAAAGACGGGGGCTTCCTGGAGGCCGACTGGGAAGAGGCCGTGGCCCTGGTGGCGGAAAGGCTGGGCCGCATCCTGGAAGAGTCGGGCCCTGAGGCGGTGGGGGTGCTGGCCTCGGCCCGGTGCACTAACGAGGAGAACTATCTCATAAACAAGTTCGCCCGGGCGGTGCTGGGGACCAACAACCTCGACCACTGCGCCCGCCTCTGACACTCGGCTACGGTCGCCGGTCTGGCGGCAGCCTTTGGTAGCGGGGCCATGACCAACTCCATTTCCGATATTGCCGAGGCGGACTTCATCCTGGCCCTGGGCACGAATACTACCGAGACGCACCCGGTAATAAGCCTTTTCATACGCCGGGCTCTGGCCCGCGGCGCCGCCCTGGTGGTGGCCGACCCGCGGCGAACGGAGCTGGCCGAAATGGCCGCCGTGCACCTGCAGCACCGCGCCGGTACGGACCTGGCCCTGCTGAACGCCCTGGCCCACGTGATCATCTGCGAAGGGCTTTACAACCGGGAATTCGTCGAGCAACGAACCGAAGGATTCGAGGAGCTGGAGGCCGCCGTGCTCGATTACACTCCGGAAAGGGTGGAGAAGATCACCGGGGTTCCGGCCGAGGCCATTCGCCGGGTGGCCAGGGGGTACGCGCGGGCGGGCAAGGCCACGATCCTCTACACCATGGGCATAACCCAGCACGTGACCGGCACCGACAACGTGCTGGCCGTGGCCAACCTGGCCCTGCTTACCGGTCATATCGGCCGGCCGGGCACAGGGGTCAACCCCCTCCGGGGCCAGAACAACGTGCAGGGTGCCTGCGACATGGGCTGCCTCCCGGACCTGCTGCCCGGGTACCAGCGGGTGACCGATCCGGCGGCGAGGGAGAAATTCTCCGCCGCCTGGGGGCGCCGGGTACCGGAGGCCCCCGGTCTGACCGTGGGAGAAATGTTCGAGGCCGCGCTCGCGGGCCGGCTGCGGGCCATGTATATAGTGGGGGAGAATCCGGCGCTTTCCGACCCCGACGCCGACCACGTGCGCCGGGCTCTCGAAAGGCTGGATTTCCTGGTGGTGCAGGACATCTTTCTCTCCGAAACCGCCGCCCTGGCGGACGTGGTGCTGCCCGCCGCCTGCTTCGCCGAGAAGGACGGCACCTTCACCAATACGGAAAGAAGGGTCCAGCTGGTGCGCAAAGCGGTGGACCCGCCGGGCCGGGCGCTGCCCGACTGGCAGATAGTCTGCCGTCTGGCCTCGGCCATGGGTTATCCCCTGAATTACCCGGACGCGGCGGCGGTCATGGAGGAGATCGCCCGACTCACCCCTCCCTACGGCGGCATCTCTCACCGGCGGCTCGCCGCCGGTGGTCTACAGTGGCCCTGCCCCGACCCCGGGCATCCCGGTACCCCCTACCTGCACGCCCGGGACTTTGCACGAGGCCGGGGTAAGTTTCACGCCGCAGAATACCTGCCGCCGGCCGAGGAGCCGGATGACGACTATCCTCTGCTCTTGACCACCGGCAGGCGTTTATTCCATTATCATACAGGAACCATGAGCCGCCGGGTCGGCGGCCTGGAGGAGTTGCTGCCCGAGGAACGGGTAGAGGTGAATCCGGGGGATCTGGCCGCCGCCGGCTTGAGTGACGGCGAGGAAGCGGTATTGCGCTCGCGCCGGGGCGCGATCCGGGTACGGGTGCGGGCCGACGAGACCGTCCCTCCCGGCCTGGTGTTTGCCTCTTTCCACTTCCGGGAGGTGCCCGTAAACCGGCTCACCAATCCGGCCCGTGACGCCCGGGCCAGAATTCCGGAGCTCAAGGTCTGTGCCGTGCGTCTGGAACGAAGCGGAGTGCCCGGCACTGAACGTTCCTTGGGGGTACTTGCGCCGGCGGCCGGAGCCAGGGCCGCCGGCAGAGAGGAGTAG
- the nuoF gene encoding NADH-quinone oxidoreductase subunit NuoF yields MGSCGIAAGAAGVQEEFGRQLADRGQEAVLDYTSCLGMCHQEVLVDITFPGGPRVYYGNVRPQMVARLVEEHVVRGEPVMEWAIAQESEGSKPVPGLPELEDLPFYRKQRRRVLRRCGKINPDRLEDYLATGGYAALERILAGFTPEQVIEEVKRSGLRGRGGAGFPTGQKWEFTRLAPGDKKYVVCNADEGDPGAFMDRSVLEGDPHAVIEGMIIAAYAIGADEGYIYVRAEYPLAVKRLYRALAEAERFGFLGEGILGRPFSFRLHIKQGAGAFVCGEETALLKSIEGERGMPRIRPPFPAQKGLWGRPTNINNVETYANIPLIFESGSETYASVGTDRSKGTKVFAVTGKVNRTGLAEVPMGISLREIVFDIAGGIQNGKAFKAVQIGGPSGGCLPDSQLDLAVDYDSLTQAGAMMGSGGLVVMDEDTCMVDVARFFLNFTQSESCGKCTPCREGTKRMLEILERITRGLGEEEDLERLERLARVVKNTALCGLGQTAPNPVLSTLRYFRHEYEAHIREKKCPARACRALITFRIDPERCDGCGRCRRNCPAQAITGEPKQVHAIDPQKCTRCGTCLEKCRRQAVIKE; encoded by the coding sequence ATGGGCTCCTGCGGCATCGCCGCCGGGGCCGCCGGGGTACAGGAGGAATTCGGCCGGCAACTGGCAGACCGGGGTCAAGAAGCCGTCCTGGACTACACCAGCTGCCTGGGGATGTGCCACCAGGAGGTCCTGGTGGACATCACCTTCCCGGGCGGGCCGCGGGTATATTACGGCAACGTCCGGCCGCAGATGGTGGCCCGGCTGGTAGAAGAGCACGTGGTCCGGGGAGAGCCGGTCATGGAGTGGGCCATAGCCCAGGAGAGCGAGGGCTCGAAGCCTGTCCCCGGTCTTCCGGAACTGGAGGACCTGCCCTTTTACCGCAAGCAGAGGCGGCGGGTATTGCGGCGCTGCGGCAAGATCAATCCCGACCGCCTCGAGGATTACCTGGCCACCGGTGGGTATGCCGCCCTGGAGAGAATCCTGGCCGGGTTCACTCCCGAACAGGTGATCGAAGAGGTCAAGCGCTCGGGCCTGCGGGGACGGGGCGGTGCGGGTTTCCCCACCGGCCAGAAATGGGAGTTCACCCGCCTGGCCCCCGGGGACAAGAAGTACGTGGTCTGTAACGCCGACGAGGGCGATCCCGGAGCCTTTATGGACCGGTCGGTGCTGGAAGGCGACCCCCATGCGGTCATCGAGGGAATGATTATTGCCGCCTACGCCATCGGCGCCGACGAGGGCTACATCTACGTGCGGGCCGAGTATCCCCTGGCGGTAAAGAGGCTGTACCGGGCTCTGGCCGAGGCCGAAAGGTTCGGCTTCCTGGGTGAAGGAATACTCGGGCGCCCGTTCAGCTTCCGCCTGCACATCAAGCAGGGCGCGGGCGCCTTTGTCTGCGGGGAAGAGACGGCCCTGCTCAAGTCCATCGAAGGGGAGCGGGGCATGCCGCGCATCCGGCCTCCCTTCCCGGCCCAAAAGGGCCTGTGGGGCCGGCCCACCAACATCAACAATGTGGAGACCTACGCCAACATCCCCCTCATCTTCGAGAGCGGGTCCGAGACCTACGCCTCCGTAGGTACCGACAGGAGCAAGGGCACCAAGGTGTTCGCCGTGACCGGCAAGGTGAACCGCACCGGCCTGGCCGAAGTGCCTATGGGCATCAGCCTGCGGGAGATAGTCTTCGACATAGCCGGGGGCATCCAGAACGGAAAGGCCTTCAAGGCGGTGCAGATCGGTGGTCCTTCAGGAGGCTGCCTGCCCGACTCCCAGCTTGACCTGGCTGTCGACTACGACTCCCTCACCCAGGCCGGGGCCATGATGGGCTCGGGCGGGCTGGTGGTGATGGACGAGGATACCTGCATGGTGGATGTGGCCCGCTTTTTCCTGAACTTCACCCAGAGCGAGTCCTGCGGCAAGTGCACTCCCTGCCGGGAAGGAACCAAGCGCATGCTGGAGATTCTGGAGCGCATCACCCGGGGCCTGGGGGAAGAGGAAGACCTGGAGCGCCTGGAGCGCCTGGCCCGGGTGGTGAAGAATACCGCCCTGTGCGGCTTGGGCCAGACCGCGCCCAATCCGGTACTTTCCACCCTGCGCTACTTCCGGCACGAGTACGAGGCCCACATCCGGGAAAAGAAATGCCCGGCGCGGGCCTGCCGGGCCCTCATCACCTTCCGGATCGACCCGGAGCGCTGCGACGGCTGCGGCCGCTGCCGGCGCAATTGCCCGGCGCAGGCCATCACCGGAGAGCCCAAGCAGGTTCATGCTATCGATCCTCAAAAGTGTACCCGCTGCGGTACGTGCCTGGAGAAGTGCCGCCGCCAGGCGGTCATCAAGGAGTAG
- the nuoE gene encoding NADH-quinone oxidoreductase subunit NuoE → MACPEEERERAFEGVLAKYRDRPGATIPLLQEAQEIYGYLPQEVIRRIARELRQPVSRVFGVATFYAQFHLRPRGRHVIRVCQGTACHVKGSANVLEAVEEELGIRRGETTGDLRFTIEPVACLGCCGLAPVMMVDEDTHGRLTKDQVPRILARYA, encoded by the coding sequence GTGGCGTGTCCGGAAGAGGAAAGGGAAAGGGCCTTCGAGGGTGTGCTGGCCAAGTATCGGGACCGTCCGGGGGCTACCATTCCCCTGTTGCAGGAAGCGCAGGAAATTTACGGTTACCTGCCCCAAGAAGTGATCCGTCGCATAGCTCGGGAGTTGCGCCAGCCCGTGAGCAGAGTTTTCGGGGTGGCCACCTTCTACGCCCAGTTCCATCTCCGGCCCAGAGGCCGACACGTCATCCGGGTTTGCCAGGGTACGGCCTGCCACGTCAAAGGGTCGGCAAACGTTCTTGAGGCGGTGGAAGAGGAGTTGGGAATCCGGCGGGGAGAGACTACCGGCGACCTGCGGTTTACCATTGAACCCGTTGCCTGCCTGGGGTGCTGCGGGCTGGCGCCGGTGATGATGGTGGACGAGGATACGCACGGCCGCCTCACCAAGGACCAGGTGCCGCGGATCCTGGCCCGATACGCGTAG
- a CDS encoding 5-formyltetrahydrofolate cyclo-ligase, translating into MALDKEGLRRRFLARRRSLNPEEVRVLSEAICARVRDLPYFRGAGLLFTYVAFRQEVDPAGLMAVAWEEGKRVAVPRVDRQGRRLVAVEIRGWEDLSPGTWGILEPGPEGRVVAPEEIDLALVPGVAFDRRGYRLGYGGGYYDRFLPLLRSEAVSVGLAYGFQIADSLSLAVEPTDVPVHFVATEQELIRGVRACGAGG; encoded by the coding sequence GTGGCTCTTGATAAAGAGGGACTCCGCCGCCGCTTTCTCGCCCGGCGGCGGTCGCTCAACCCCGAGGAGGTCAGGGTCCTGAGCGAGGCAATTTGTGCCCGGGTGCGGGACCTGCCCTATTTTCGGGGGGCGGGCCTCCTGTTTACCTACGTGGCCTTTCGCCAGGAGGTGGATCCGGCCGGCCTGATGGCGGTTGCCTGGGAGGAGGGCAAGCGCGTGGCCGTGCCCCGGGTGGACAGGCAGGGGAGGCGGCTGGTGGCGGTGGAGATCAGGGGCTGGGAGGATCTCAGTCCCGGCACCTGGGGTATTCTGGAGCCCGGCCCGGAAGGGCGGGTGGTGGCGCCGGAGGAGATAGACCTGGCCCTGGTGCCCGGGGTGGCCTTCGACCGGCGTGGTTACCGGCTGGGCTACGGGGGTGGCTACTACGACCGCTTTCTCCCTCTCCTGCGGTCGGAGGCGGTCAGCGTGGGCCTGGCCTACGGCTTTCAGATAGCCGACTCGCTGTCGCTGGCCGTCGAGCCTACGGACGTACCGGTACACTTTGTAGCTACGGAACAAGAACTGATCCGCGGGGTCAGAGCCTGCGGCGCGGGAGGGTGA
- the tsaD gene encoding tRNA (adenosine(37)-N6)-threonylcarbamoyltransferase complex transferase subunit TsaD, translated as MLHILGIDTSCDDSGVGIVGDGRILRSNLVASQAEIHRAYGGVVPEMASRAHLISLPRILARAVEEAGVSLSELDAIAVTQGPGLVGALLVGVAAAKALAYALKLPLIPVHHVLGHVYSCWLARPGLRLPALCLLASGGHTLLLYWEDHVRVRVVGRTLDDAAGEAFDKVARFLGLGYPGGPALEKLAAKGDPGAFSFPRVLLAPDSLDFSFSGLKTAVVNFYRRRQEAGDSPVLEDVAASFQAAVVEVLVEKVSRAMHRFDLESLTVAGGVAANGALRRALEEKARLEGWELTLPPRDLCTDNGAMVAAAAHFLYQQGRTADLYLEAIPGLGLEAFLCG; from the coding sequence TTGCTTCACATCCTGGGAATAGACACCTCCTGCGACGACAGCGGCGTGGGCATCGTCGGCGACGGACGGATACTGAGGAGCAACCTGGTAGCCTCCCAGGCGGAGATACACCGGGCGTACGGAGGAGTGGTACCGGAGATGGCCTCCCGGGCCCACCTGATCAGCCTTCCCCGGATCCTGGCCCGGGCGGTGGAGGAGGCGGGCGTCAGCCTCTCCGAACTGGACGCCATAGCCGTTACCCAGGGGCCGGGCCTGGTGGGGGCTCTGCTGGTGGGGGTGGCGGCGGCCAAGGCGCTGGCCTACGCCTTGAAACTTCCCCTGATTCCGGTGCACCATGTGCTGGGGCACGTTTACTCCTGCTGGCTGGCCCGTCCGGGCCTCCGGCTTCCGGCTCTGTGCCTTTTGGCCTCCGGCGGGCACACCCTGCTGCTCTACTGGGAGGACCACGTCCGGGTCCGGGTGGTCGGCCGCACGCTGGACGATGCGGCCGGAGAGGCCTTCGACAAGGTGGCCCGTTTTCTCGGCCTGGGTTACCCGGGAGGCCCGGCGCTGGAAAAGCTGGCCGCAAAGGGTGACCCCGGGGCCTTTTCCTTTCCCCGGGTCCTGCTGGCCCCGGACAGCCTGGACTTCAGTTTCAGCGGCCTGAAGACGGCGGTGGTGAATTTCTACCGCCGGCGTCAGGAGGCAGGAGATTCTCCGGTTCTGGAGGATGTGGCCGCCTCCTTTCAGGCGGCGGTGGTAGAGGTGCTGGTGGAAAAAGTCTCCCGGGCCATGCACCGGTTCGATCTGGAGAGTCTGACCGTCGCCGGCGGGGTGGCGGCGAACGGCGCCTTGCGCCGCGCCCTGGAGGAAAAAGCCCGCCTGGAGGGCTGGGAACTCACCCTCCCTCCTCGGGACCTCTGCACGGACAACGGCGCCATGGTTGCCGCCGCCGCCCACTTCCTGTATCAACAGGGACGCACCGCCGATCTTTATCTAGAGGCGATTCCCGGTCTCGGCCTGGAGGCTTTTCTATGTGGATAA
- the rimI gene encoding ribosomal protein S18-alanine N-acetyltransferase produces the protein MSSLLPLHIERMQAYHLDGVLEIERSSFPTPWRRQAFLSEIHQNDLAYYIVALWNHRVVGYAGMWIILDEAHITTLAVHPAFRGRGIGRRLLAHLLRQARDRGTQEVSLEVRVSNAVAQGLYRQLGFAPVGVRPGYYEDTGEDAIIMRRSLRPGDRALGPDRVTEPRGG, from the coding sequence ATGAGCTCTCTGCTTCCGCTGCACATCGAGAGGATGCAGGCCTACCATCTGGACGGGGTGCTGGAGATCGAACGGAGCTCCTTCCCTACCCCCTGGCGCCGCCAGGCCTTCCTGAGCGAGATCCACCAGAACGATCTGGCCTACTACATAGTGGCTCTGTGGAACCACCGGGTGGTAGGGTACGCCGGCATGTGGATCATACTGGACGAAGCGCATATAACCACCCTGGCCGTTCACCCGGCCTTCCGCGGCCGGGGCATAGGCAGGAGACTGCTGGCCCACCTCCTCCGCCAGGCGCGGGACCGGGGAACGCAGGAGGTCAGCCTGGAAGTCCGGGTTTCCAACGCCGTCGCCCAGGGACTTTACCGGCAGCTGGGTTTCGCGCCGGTAGGGGTGCGGCCGGGTTACTACGAGGACACCGGTGAGGACGCCATCATCATGCGACGTTCGCTGCGCCCGGGGGACCGCGCACTCGGACCGGACCGGGTAACGGAGCCGCGAGGAGGCTGA
- the tsaB gene encoding tRNA (adenosine(37)-N6)-threonylcarbamoyltransferase complex dimerization subunit type 1 TsaB has protein sequence MRVLGIETGGTAVGAAVVTEDAVLAEAWLGAEQQHCRELVSLIDWCLGKAGMGPEGIEGLAVSLGPGSFTGLRIGLATAKALSLATGVPVVGVPSLEAVAAAAGPFPGPICAAVWSRPGEVYAALLAAGDGEDEWEYLLPTSALDPAVLAARLAQYGEEVLVTGEAARAVVEAAASAGALLKLASPVNRRLTASQVAYLGLRKLAAGRRDDPFRLQPLYLRPPGITRQKG, from the coding sequence GTGCGGGTCCTAGGTATAGAAACCGGGGGCACCGCGGTGGGAGCTGCGGTGGTCACCGAAGACGCGGTGCTGGCCGAGGCCTGGCTGGGAGCGGAGCAGCAGCACTGCCGCGAGCTGGTATCCCTGATCGATTGGTGCCTGGGGAAGGCGGGGATGGGGCCGGAAGGCATCGAAGGCCTGGCCGTATCCCTGGGCCCGGGTTCGTTTACCGGGCTGCGCATCGGGCTGGCCACGGCCAAGGCCCTGAGCCTGGCCACCGGCGTCCCGGTGGTGGGCGTACCCAGCCTGGAAGCGGTGGCCGCTGCTGCCGGACCCTTTCCCGGCCCGATCTGCGCGGCGGTCTGGTCCCGGCCGGGCGAGGTCTACGCCGCCCTGCTGGCGGCCGGGGACGGGGAGGACGAGTGGGAGTACTTGTTGCCCACCTCGGCCCTGGACCCGGCGGTTCTGGCGGCCAGGCTGGCGCAGTACGGTGAAGAGGTCCTGGTCACCGGAGAAGCGGCCCGGGCGGTGGTGGAGGCGGCCGCTTCGGCCGGCGCCCTGCTGAAGCTGGCTTCGCCGGTCAACCGTCGGCTTACGGCCTCCCAGGTGGCCTACCTGGGCCTCAGAAAGCTGGCCGCCGGCCGCCGTGACGATCCCTTCCGCCTCCAGCCCCTTTACTTGCGGCCGCCGGGCATCACCCGGCAGAAAGGATGA
- the tsaE gene encoding tRNA (adenosine(37)-N6)-threonylcarbamoyltransferase complex ATPase subunit type 1 TsaE — MWGVTVSSPEETRRVGRCLGEVAQEGLVICLRGDLGAGKTTLAQGIARGLGVGEPVTSPSFTLVHEYRGRLAVYHLDLYRLEPEAVWDLGLTEYLGRGVTLVEWPEKLGPLLPPQYLWVDIEPGSEESRRVLRFEARGEGPTRLLEELKRRCGS; from the coding sequence TTGTGGGGAGTAACGGTTTCTAGCCCGGAAGAGACGCGCCGGGTCGGCCGGTGCCTGGGCGAGGTGGCCCAGGAGGGCCTGGTTATCTGCCTGCGCGGGGACCTGGGTGCCGGCAAGACTACCCTGGCCCAGGGGATCGCCCGGGGGCTAGGCGTCGGCGAGCCGGTGACCAGCCCCAGCTTTACCCTGGTGCACGAATACCGGGGCCGGCTGGCCGTCTACCATCTGGATCTGTACCGCCTCGAGCCGGAAGCGGTTTGGGATCTCGGCCTGACCGAGTACCTGGGTCGGGGGGTAACTCTGGTAGAATGGCCGGAAAAGCTGGGCCCCCTGCTTCCGCCCCAATACCTGTGGGTGGACATTGAGCCGGGTTCGGAAGAAAGCCGGCGGGTGCTGCGGTTCGAGGCCCGGGGCGAAGGGCCCACCCGGCTCCTGGAGGAGCTGAAACGCCGGTGCGGGTCCTAG
- the thiC gene encoding phosphomethylpyrimidine synthase ThiC yields MTQLEKARRGEVSPEVEQAAQREGVGPETLARNLAEGRVVLPLNPRHRPLPTAIGAGVRIKVNANLGTSSLAGSLEEEKQKLAVALASGADTVMDLSTGPDLVRCRQEMLAACPVPLGTVPVYQAMVRAREEHGAMIKLTVEELFAVIEEQAADGVDFMTVHCGLTAAGLERLTRQGRLIDIVSRGGAFTAAWMLHHQAENPLYAHYDRLLEIARRHDVTLSLGDGLRPGSVADATDRAQVQELLVLGELVDRAREAGVQVMVEGPGHVPLPDIAANVKLEKKLCREAPFYVLGPLVTDVAAGYDHIAAAIGGALAAAAGADFLCYVTPSEHLGLPGPEEVRQGVIAARIAAHAADLAKGLPGAWEWDRAMSRARKALDWEEQCRLAIDPEAARTGRRAYNREEVRTCSMCGDYCAMQLISEHLGAPVGRCS; encoded by the coding sequence TTGACCCAGCTGGAAAAGGCCCGGCGGGGCGAGGTCAGCCCGGAAGTAGAGCAGGCGGCCCAAAGGGAAGGTGTGGGGCCGGAAACCCTGGCCCGCAACCTGGCCGAGGGGCGGGTGGTACTGCCTTTAAACCCGCGGCACCGGCCTTTGCCTACCGCCATTGGGGCCGGAGTGAGGATCAAGGTCAATGCCAACCTCGGCACCTCCTCCCTGGCCGGCTCCCTGGAGGAGGAGAAGCAGAAGCTGGCCGTGGCGCTGGCCTCAGGCGCGGACACGGTGATGGATCTCAGCACCGGCCCGGATCTGGTGCGGTGCCGGCAGGAGATGCTTGCCGCCTGTCCCGTGCCCCTGGGTACGGTTCCCGTTTACCAGGCCATGGTGCGGGCGCGCGAGGAGCACGGCGCCATGATCAAGCTCACGGTGGAGGAGCTGTTCGCCGTCATCGAGGAACAGGCGGCAGACGGGGTGGACTTCATGACCGTGCACTGCGGCCTGACCGCCGCCGGCCTGGAGCGGCTCACGCGGCAGGGGCGGCTGATAGATATCGTCAGCCGGGGCGGGGCCTTCACGGCGGCCTGGATGCTGCACCACCAGGCGGAGAACCCCCTTTACGCCCATTACGACCGGCTGCTGGAAATCGCCCGCCGCCACGACGTGACCTTAAGCCTGGGGGACGGCCTGCGGCCGGGAAGCGTGGCCGACGCCACCGATCGGGCTCAGGTGCAGGAGCTGCTGGTCTTGGGCGAGTTGGTGGACCGCGCCCGGGAGGCGGGGGTACAGGTAATGGTAGAAGGCCCGGGACACGTGCCCCTGCCGGACATCGCGGCCAACGTGAAGCTCGAAAAGAAACTCTGCCGCGAGGCTCCTTTCTACGTACTGGGGCCGCTGGTCACCGACGTGGCTGCGGGTTACGACCACATTGCCGCCGCTATCGGCGGAGCCCTGGCGGCAGCCGCCGGAGCGGACTTCCTCTGCTACGTCACTCCCTCCGAGCACCTGGGTCTGCCCGGCCCGGAAGAGGTGCGGCAGGGGGTAATAGCGGCGCGCATCGCCGCCCACGCCGCCGATCTGGCCAAGGGATTGCCCGGGGCCTGGGAGTGGGACCGGGCCATGTCCCGGGCGCGCAAGGCTCTGGATTGGGAGGAGCAGTGCCGCCTGGCCATCGACCCCGAGGCGGCCCGGACCGGCCGCCGGGCGTACAACCGGGAAGAGGTAAGAACCTGTTCCATGTGCGGGGACTACTGCGCCATGCAGCTGATCTCCGAGCACCTGGGCGCGCCCGTGGGCCGTTGCTCCTGA
- the thiE gene encoding thiamine phosphate synthase — protein sequence MKLGRLYVIVDAEVAGRRPLEEVTGEVLAGGAEVIQLRAKTWPARRLLEVGRNMLELCRRRGVPFLVNDRADIARALGADGVHLGQDDLPLEAARRLLGPGRIIGLSVDTLEEALAAEAAGADYVSLGPIFPTATKPDAGPVVGLEGLARVRAGVSLPLVAIGGINADNAARVLAAGADTVAVIGAVVGADNVREATAALRSVLTQGGESA from the coding sequence ATGAAGTTGGGTAGGCTTTACGTGATCGTGGATGCCGAGGTGGCCGGTCGGCGGCCCCTGGAGGAGGTAACCGGGGAGGTCTTGGCGGGCGGAGCGGAAGTCATACAGCTGCGGGCCAAGACCTGGCCGGCCCGCCGCCTGCTGGAGGTGGGCCGGAACATGCTGGAACTCTGCCGCCGCCGGGGGGTGCCTTTCCTGGTCAACGACCGGGCAGACATAGCCCGGGCCCTGGGCGCCGACGGCGTTCACCTGGGCCAGGATGACCTCCCCCTGGAGGCCGCCCGCCGGCTTCTGGGCCCGGGCAGGATCATCGGGCTCTCGGTGGATACTCTTGAGGAGGCCCTGGCGGCCGAGGCAGCCGGAGCCGATTACGTCTCTCTGGGCCCGATTTTTCCCACCGCCACCAAGCCGGATGCCGGCCCGGTGGTGGGCCTGGAGGGTTTGGCGCGGGTCAGGGCCGGGGTGAGCCTGCCCCTGGTGGCCATCGGGGGGATCAACGCGGATAACGCCGCCCGGGTACTGGCCGCCGGCGCGGACACGGTGGCCGTGATCGGCGCCGTGGTAGGTGCGGATAACGTAAGGGAGGCGACCGCGGCGCTGCGGTCGGTGCTTACACAGGGAGGTGAATCGGCTTGA